A genomic segment from Excalfactoria chinensis isolate bCotChi1 chromosome 15, bCotChi1.hap2, whole genome shotgun sequence encodes:
- the LOC140259352 gene encoding uncharacterized protein, whose translation MGGIKRGEKKETEARRAPSAPTALRNAPPARVAPRRLRTAPLRSPPLSAGQSAARPGAAPLPSPPVTPGPAARCPPPAGSGGSAQRAPAAQRIPRRTVRLQRGRSSWAPPFCNSERPVRAGPTLGGDGAGCGGRGPPGAERGAHLPERGSRRGRALSRHLGRGARNRLEAPPGSPRGRSGARPAAGETKGGREAAGAAGAVCGNGRYGRRRGGGGGAGFGPRGGGVRGRGAGGAPCRQYGRVRPAQNLPWPRWRPRKSGSDARLSLAYGTHCPAGGDGAAARGGGRTGAAAFPQDEPPSPPRGARTDRRAERSGAPPDRFGNGRRAGGGGVGEAGALARRTDGAGGGGGGIYPGPARRRRALRMGPEREVAPPGYPSADSRDYIPPWAGGHAPAEPRAHVTARHARDLGADRAPSRAAPEGASGFPASRVAAPRPRQRRSPGRDGSSEAERGGLRAGRGSPGQPEASGCGTGATRAEGGRARPAARPAPSAALSVPSAARPEAAEREAGRGGG comes from the coding sequence atgGGGGGAATAAAAcggggggaaaagaaagaaacggAAGCACGGCGGGCTCCGTCCGCTCCGACAGCGCTGCGGAACGCGCCGCCCGCCCGGGTTGCGCCGCGCCGGCTGCGCAcagccccgctccgctccccgccTTTGTCTGCAGGGCAGAGCGCTGCACGGCCCGGCGCtgctccccttccttccccgCCCGTTacgcccggccccgccgcgcgcTGCCCTCCGCCGGCCGGGAGCGGCGGTTCCGCACAGCGGGCGCCGGCGGCGCAGCGGATCCCGCGTCGCACGGTCCGGCTGCAGCGCGGCCGCAGCTCCTGGGCGCCGCCGTTCTGCAATTCGGAGCGGCCGGTCCGCGCGGGGCCGACGCTCGGCGGGGACGGGGCCGGTTGCGGAGGGCGGGGGCCGCCCGGTGCGGAGCGCGGCGCACACCTACCTGAGCGCGGCTCTCGTCGGGGCCGGGCGCTGTCACGGCACCTGGGGCGCGGGGCGAGGAACCGCCTCGAGGCGCCGCCCGGATCCCCGCGCGGGCGGAGCGGTGCGCGACCGGCGGCGGGGGAGACAAAGGGGGgccgggaggcggcgggggcggcgggggcggtGTGCGGGAACGGACGCTacgggcggcggcgcggggggggcggcggcgccggGTTCGGTCCCCGGGGCGGGGGGGtgcggggccgcggggcggggggggctcCCTGCAGACAATACGGCCGGGTCCGTCCTGCCCAGAACCTGCCCTGGCCAAGATGGCGGCCGAGAAAGAGCGGAAGTGACGCGAGACTCTCATTAGCATACGGGACTCATTGTCCGGCGGGAGGGGACGGGGCCGCGGCCCGGGGCGGAGGGCGGACGGGAGCCGCCGCGTTCCCGCAGGACGAGCCCCCATCCCCGCCCCGCGGGGCGCGAACCGACCGCCGTGCGGAGCGTAGCGGGGCCCCGCCGGACCGGTTCGGGAACGGGAGAagggcgggggggggcggggTGGGCGAAGCGGGGGCTCTCGCGAGAAGGACGGacggggccggcggcggcggcggcgggatCTACCCCGGCCCCGCTAGGAGGCGCCGCGCCCTGCGGATGGGGCCGGAGCGGGAGGTGGCACCGCCCGGTTATCCCTCCGCCGACAGCCGGGACTACATCCCGCCCTGGGCCGGGGGGCACGCGCCAGCCGAGCCGCGCGCCCACGTGACCGCGCGCCACGCACGTGACCTCGGGGCCGACCGCGCGCCGTCGCGTGCGGCGCCTGAGGGCGCCTCCGGCTTTCCCGCCTCGCGCGTCGCCGCCCCTCGGCCTCGTCAGCGCCGCAGCCCCGGGCGGGACGGGAGTTCGGAGGCGGAACGGGGCGGCCTTCGAGCGGGGCGAGGCTCGCCGGGACAGCCGGAGGCGTCAGGGTGTGGAACGGGAGCTACGCGTGCCGAAGGAGGCAGAGCTCGgcccgcagcccggcccgcTCCGAGCGCGGCCTTGTCCGTGCCCTCAGCAGCGCGGCCCGAGGCGGCCGAGAGGGAAgcggggcgcggcggcggctGA
- the ADNP gene encoding activity-dependent neuroprotector homeobox protein isoform X2 → MMPRKAFLSQKEKQARARERDMLKKRRRRQDYLKRSVDPQKNAETIKWHRDDEKRRENEQVKDKDIKKRWRQDERERRKNVDAMNWRREDEKRENERETMFQLPVNNLGSLRKARKTVKKILSDIGLEYCKEHIEDFKQFEPNDFYLKNTTWEDVGLWDPSLTKNQDYRTKPFCCSACPFSSKFFSAYKSHFRNVHSEDFENRILLNCPYCTFNADKKTLETHIKIFHAPNASTPSGGISTFKDKNKHDSLKPKQADSVEQAVYYCKKCTYRDPLYEIVRKHIYREHFQHVAAPYVAKGGEKSLNGAVPLSSSTREEGSIHCKRCLFMPKSYEALVQHVIEDHERIGYQVTAMIGHTNVVVPRSKPLMLIAPKPQDKKPMGLPQRMGPLSPGSVRSLSSQQMMNRLTIPKPTLNSAGVNMMSNVHLQQNNYGVKSVPPSYVGQPGGRLSLSGNAPVSIPQQSQTMKQFSSGNGRPYTLGEQRSQASARYSLQSANSTSLSSAQLKQTSLSQSQAASRVLGQSGSKSPVAATGPSSVNTSSTQKWKICTICNELFPENVYSVHFEKEHKAEKVPAVANYIMKIHNFTSKCLYCNRYLPTDTLLNHMLIHGLSCPYCRSTFNDVEKMAAHMRMVHVDEEMGPKTDSTLTFDLTLQQGSLTNIHLLVTTYNLRDAPAESVAYHAQNTPPVPPKPQPKIQEKSDIPVKSSPQAAVPYKKDVGKTLCPLCFSILKGPISDALAHHLRERHQVIQTVHPVEKKLTYKCIHCLGVYTSNMTASTITLHLVHCRGVGKTQNGQDKGTSSSRLSQSAGVAPVKRTYEHMEFSLMKRRKIDDDDSPSAFEEKPEEPVVLALDPKGHEDDSYEARKTFLTKYFNKQPYPTRREIEKLAASLWLWKSDIASHFSNKRKKCVRDCEKYKPGVLLGFNMKELNKVKHEMDFDAEWLFENHDEKNSRVNVSKTVDKKINIEKDNESSSDSYENIEEEYNESSSPFGAHISDVGEKASPDSIAENPEDSISKEIIEENTSPSPEKSDQKQEESSKYEEIISAEEQTKLVGDVSDSEGYQDDQDDAVEWKDGASQSESGPGSQQVSDFEDNTSEVKPEVWTDESSQSEDAGSSKPTAETKGGGSESDEEQSKWKNRSYGKVEEFWAKDQSQWKNASEIEESLSNQQMEWQNSTIDSEDGDHFDNVTDGVAEPMHSSLSGVELSSQQA, encoded by the exons atgATGCCCCgtaaagcttttctttcccagaaagaaaagcaggctCGTGCCAGGGAAAGAGATATGttaaaaaagaggaggaggcgACAAGACTATCTCAAAAGAAGCGTGGACCCACAGAAAAACGCAGAAACAATAAAATGGCACAGGGATGAtgagaagaggagagaaaatgagCAAGTTAAGGACAAAGATATCAAGAAGCGATGGAGACAGGATGAGAGAGAACGACGAAAGAATGTGGACGCTATGAATTGGCGCAGGGAAGATGAGAAGAGGGAAAATGAGCGAG AAACTATGTTCCAACTTCCTGTCAACAACCTTGGCAGTTTAAGAAAGGCCCggaaaactgtgaaaaaaatacttaGTGACATTGGTTTGGAATACTGTAAAGAACACATAGAA GATTTTAAGCAGTTTGAACCTAATgacttttatttgaaaaacactACGTGGGAAGATGTAGGATTGTGGGACCCATCGCTTACAAAAAATCAG gACTATCGGACAAAGCCCTTTTGCTGCAGTGCATGTCCATTTTCCTCGAAGTTCTTTTCAGCATACAAAAGCCACTTCCGGAATGTCCATAGCGAAGACTTTGAAAATCGGATTCTCCTTAATTGTCCATACTGTACTTTCAATGCGGACAAAAAGACTTTGGAAACgcacattaaaatatttcatgctCCAAATGCCAGTACACCAAGTGGAGGCATCAGCacttttaaagataaaaacaagcATGATAGCCTTAAACCTAAGCAGGCTGACAGTGTAGAACAAGCTGTTTATTACTGTAAGAAGTGCACTTACCGAGATCCGCTGTATGAAATTGTTAGAAAGCACATTTACAGGGAACATTTTCAGCACGTAGCTGCTCCTTACGTAGCAAAGGGAGGTGAAAAGTCACTCAATGGTGCCGTTCCATTAAGTTCCAGTACCCGGGAGGAGGGTAGTATTCACTGCAAACGATGCCTTTTTATGCCGAAATCATATGAAGCTTTAGTACAGCACGTTATTGAAGACCATGAACGTATAGGGTATCAGGTAACAGCGATGATAGGTCACACTAATGTAGTGGTTCCAAGATCTAAACCGTTGATGCTAATAGCCCCAAAACCACAGGACAAAAAGCCTATGGGACTCCCTCAGAGGATGGGTCCCCTTTCCCCTGGGAGCGTTCGATCTCTTTCATCACAGCAGATGATGAACAGACTCACTATACCAAAGCCTACGTTAAATTCTGCAGGAGTAAATATGATGTCAAATGTTCACTTACAGCAAAACAATTACGGAGTCAAATCAGTGCCACCAAGTTATGTTGGTCAGCCAGGGGGAAGGCTGAGCTTAAGTGGTAACGCACCAGTTTCTATTCCACAGCAGTCTCAAACAATGAAACAGTTTTCGAGTGGAAATGGAAGGCCTTACACTCTTGGGGAACAGAGATCTCAGGCCTCAGCAAGATACTCTCTGCAGTCTGCCAATTCAACTTCTTTGTCATCAGCTCAGTTGAAACAAACGTCGTTATCTCAGTCACAGGCAGCTTCAAGAGTGTTAGGTCAGTCTGGCTCAAAATCTCCCGTAGCTGCTACCGGTCCTTCTTCTGTCAACACATCATCCACACAAAAGTGGAAAATCTGTACAATCTGTAATGAGCTGTTTCCTGAAAATGTGTATAGCGTTCACTTTGAAAAGGAGCACAAGGCCGAAAAGGTGCCTGCAGTAGCTAACTATATAATGAAAATACACAATTTTACTAGCAAATGTCTATACTGTAATCGCTATTTACCCACTGATACGTTGCTTAATCATATGTTAATACATGGTTTGTCTTGTCCGTATTGCCGCTCAACCTTCAATGATGTTGAAAAGATGGCTGCTCATATGCGAATGGTTCATGTTGATGAAGAAATGGGACCTAAAACTGATTCCACTTTAACATTTGATTTGACGCTGCAGCAGGGTAGTCTCACAAATATACATCTTCTTGTAACGACCTACAACCTGAGAGATGCTCCTGCTGAATCTGTAGCTTACCATGCTCAGAACACACCTCCAGTTCCTCCAAAACCACAGCCGAAAATCCAGGAGAAGTCTGATATCCCTGTGAAAAGTTCTCCACAAGCAGCAGTTCcctacaagaaagatgtggggAAAACTCTCTGTCCTCTGTGCTTTTCAATCCTAAAAGGACCCATCTCTGATGCACTTGCACATCATCTACGGGAGAGGCATCAAGTTATTCAGACAGTTCATCCAGTTGAGAAAAAGCTAACCTACAAATGCATTCATTGCCTTGGTGTGTATACCAGTAACATGACTGCTTCAACTATAACGTTGCACCTTGTTCACTGCAGAGGTGTTGGGAAGACTCAGAATGGCCAGGACAAGGGTACTTCGTCATCTCGGCTAAGTCAGTCTGCAGGCGTGGCGCCTGTAAAACGTACTTATGAACACATGGAATTCTCTCtaatgaagagaaggaaaatcgATGATGACGACTCCCCCTCTGCCTTCGAGGAGAAGCCCGAAGAACCGGTAGTTCTGGCATTGGACCCCAAGGGTCATGAAGACGATTCGTATGAAGCCAGGAAAACGTTtctcacaaaatattttaacaagcaACCATATCCAACTAGGAGAGAGatagagaagctggctgccagTTTGTGGCTATGGAAATCTGATATTGCATCTCACTTcagcaacaaaaggaaaaaatgtgttaGAGATTGTGAAAAATACAAACCCGGTGTGCTGCTTGGTTTCAATATGAAAGAGTTAAACAAAGTTAAACATGAAATGGATTTTGATGCCGAATGGCTGTTTGAAAACCACGACGAAAAGAATTCCAGAGTTAATGTTAGTAAGACTgttgataaaaaaataaacatagaaaAAGACAACGAAAGTTCATCAGACAGCTATGAGAACATAGAAGAGGAATACAATGAAAGCAGTAGTCCATTTGGTGCACATATTTCTGACGTTGGTGAGAAAGCTTCTCCTGACAGCATAGCAGAGAACCCAGAGGACAGCATATCCAAGGAGATCATTGAAGAAAATACTTCACCATCTCCAGAAAAGTCTGAtcaaaaacaagaagaaagctCTAAATATGAGGAGATTATTTCTGCCGAAGAGCAGACAAAACTGGTTGGTGATGTTTCAGATAGTGAAGGTTATCAGGATGATCAGGATGATGCAGTTGAATGGAAAGATGGAGCTTCACAGTCTGAAAGTGGGCCTGGTTCTCAGCAAGTTTCTGATTTTGAAGATAATACGTCAGAAGTAAAACCAGAAGTGTGGACAGATGAATCCTCACAAAGTGAAGATGCTGGTAGCAGTAAACCGACTGCCGAGACAAAAGGAGGTGGGTCTGAGAGTGATGAAGAGCAGTCAAAGTGGAAGAATCGTTCCTATGGAAAAGTAGAAGAGTTCTGGGCTAAGGACCAGTCGCAATGGAAAAATGCATCAGAGATTGAGGAGAGCTTGTCAAATCAGCAGATGGAATGGCAGAATAGCACAATTGACAGTGAGGATGGAGATCACTTTGACAATGTGACTGATGGGGTAGCAGAACCAATGCACAGCAGCTTATCCGGTGTGGAGCTGAGCAGTCAGCAAGCATAA
- the ADNP gene encoding activity-dependent neuroprotector homeobox protein isoform X1 — MEYCMLGTSAFHKVQQQLMMPRKAFLSQKEKQARARERDMLKKRRRRQDYLKRSVDPQKNAETIKWHRDDEKRRENEQVKDKDIKKRWRQDERERRKNVDAMNWRREDEKRENERETMFQLPVNNLGSLRKARKTVKKILSDIGLEYCKEHIEDFKQFEPNDFYLKNTTWEDVGLWDPSLTKNQDYRTKPFCCSACPFSSKFFSAYKSHFRNVHSEDFENRILLNCPYCTFNADKKTLETHIKIFHAPNASTPSGGISTFKDKNKHDSLKPKQADSVEQAVYYCKKCTYRDPLYEIVRKHIYREHFQHVAAPYVAKGGEKSLNGAVPLSSSTREEGSIHCKRCLFMPKSYEALVQHVIEDHERIGYQVTAMIGHTNVVVPRSKPLMLIAPKPQDKKPMGLPQRMGPLSPGSVRSLSSQQMMNRLTIPKPTLNSAGVNMMSNVHLQQNNYGVKSVPPSYVGQPGGRLSLSGNAPVSIPQQSQTMKQFSSGNGRPYTLGEQRSQASARYSLQSANSTSLSSAQLKQTSLSQSQAASRVLGQSGSKSPVAATGPSSVNTSSTQKWKICTICNELFPENVYSVHFEKEHKAEKVPAVANYIMKIHNFTSKCLYCNRYLPTDTLLNHMLIHGLSCPYCRSTFNDVEKMAAHMRMVHVDEEMGPKTDSTLTFDLTLQQGSLTNIHLLVTTYNLRDAPAESVAYHAQNTPPVPPKPQPKIQEKSDIPVKSSPQAAVPYKKDVGKTLCPLCFSILKGPISDALAHHLRERHQVIQTVHPVEKKLTYKCIHCLGVYTSNMTASTITLHLVHCRGVGKTQNGQDKGTSSSRLSQSAGVAPVKRTYEHMEFSLMKRRKIDDDDSPSAFEEKPEEPVVLALDPKGHEDDSYEARKTFLTKYFNKQPYPTRREIEKLAASLWLWKSDIASHFSNKRKKCVRDCEKYKPGVLLGFNMKELNKVKHEMDFDAEWLFENHDEKNSRVNVSKTVDKKINIEKDNESSSDSYENIEEEYNESSSPFGAHISDVGEKASPDSIAENPEDSISKEIIEENTSPSPEKSDQKQEESSKYEEIISAEEQTKLVGDVSDSEGYQDDQDDAVEWKDGASQSESGPGSQQVSDFEDNTSEVKPEVWTDESSQSEDAGSSKPTAETKGGGSESDEEQSKWKNRSYGKVEEFWAKDQSQWKNASEIEESLSNQQMEWQNSTIDSEDGDHFDNVTDGVAEPMHSSLSGVELSSQQA; from the exons aTGGAGTATTGCATGCTGGGAACAAGTGCTTTCCATAAG gtacagcagcagctcatgATGCCCCgtaaagcttttctttcccagaaagaaaagcaggctCGTGCCAGGGAAAGAGATATGttaaaaaagaggaggaggcgACAAGACTATCTCAAAAGAAGCGTGGACCCACAGAAAAACGCAGAAACAATAAAATGGCACAGGGATGAtgagaagaggagagaaaatgagCAAGTTAAGGACAAAGATATCAAGAAGCGATGGAGACAGGATGAGAGAGAACGACGAAAGAATGTGGACGCTATGAATTGGCGCAGGGAAGATGAGAAGAGGGAAAATGAGCGAG AAACTATGTTCCAACTTCCTGTCAACAACCTTGGCAGTTTAAGAAAGGCCCggaaaactgtgaaaaaaatacttaGTGACATTGGTTTGGAATACTGTAAAGAACACATAGAA GATTTTAAGCAGTTTGAACCTAATgacttttatttgaaaaacactACGTGGGAAGATGTAGGATTGTGGGACCCATCGCTTACAAAAAATCAG gACTATCGGACAAAGCCCTTTTGCTGCAGTGCATGTCCATTTTCCTCGAAGTTCTTTTCAGCATACAAAAGCCACTTCCGGAATGTCCATAGCGAAGACTTTGAAAATCGGATTCTCCTTAATTGTCCATACTGTACTTTCAATGCGGACAAAAAGACTTTGGAAACgcacattaaaatatttcatgctCCAAATGCCAGTACACCAAGTGGAGGCATCAGCacttttaaagataaaaacaagcATGATAGCCTTAAACCTAAGCAGGCTGACAGTGTAGAACAAGCTGTTTATTACTGTAAGAAGTGCACTTACCGAGATCCGCTGTATGAAATTGTTAGAAAGCACATTTACAGGGAACATTTTCAGCACGTAGCTGCTCCTTACGTAGCAAAGGGAGGTGAAAAGTCACTCAATGGTGCCGTTCCATTAAGTTCCAGTACCCGGGAGGAGGGTAGTATTCACTGCAAACGATGCCTTTTTATGCCGAAATCATATGAAGCTTTAGTACAGCACGTTATTGAAGACCATGAACGTATAGGGTATCAGGTAACAGCGATGATAGGTCACACTAATGTAGTGGTTCCAAGATCTAAACCGTTGATGCTAATAGCCCCAAAACCACAGGACAAAAAGCCTATGGGACTCCCTCAGAGGATGGGTCCCCTTTCCCCTGGGAGCGTTCGATCTCTTTCATCACAGCAGATGATGAACAGACTCACTATACCAAAGCCTACGTTAAATTCTGCAGGAGTAAATATGATGTCAAATGTTCACTTACAGCAAAACAATTACGGAGTCAAATCAGTGCCACCAAGTTATGTTGGTCAGCCAGGGGGAAGGCTGAGCTTAAGTGGTAACGCACCAGTTTCTATTCCACAGCAGTCTCAAACAATGAAACAGTTTTCGAGTGGAAATGGAAGGCCTTACACTCTTGGGGAACAGAGATCTCAGGCCTCAGCAAGATACTCTCTGCAGTCTGCCAATTCAACTTCTTTGTCATCAGCTCAGTTGAAACAAACGTCGTTATCTCAGTCACAGGCAGCTTCAAGAGTGTTAGGTCAGTCTGGCTCAAAATCTCCCGTAGCTGCTACCGGTCCTTCTTCTGTCAACACATCATCCACACAAAAGTGGAAAATCTGTACAATCTGTAATGAGCTGTTTCCTGAAAATGTGTATAGCGTTCACTTTGAAAAGGAGCACAAGGCCGAAAAGGTGCCTGCAGTAGCTAACTATATAATGAAAATACACAATTTTACTAGCAAATGTCTATACTGTAATCGCTATTTACCCACTGATACGTTGCTTAATCATATGTTAATACATGGTTTGTCTTGTCCGTATTGCCGCTCAACCTTCAATGATGTTGAAAAGATGGCTGCTCATATGCGAATGGTTCATGTTGATGAAGAAATGGGACCTAAAACTGATTCCACTTTAACATTTGATTTGACGCTGCAGCAGGGTAGTCTCACAAATATACATCTTCTTGTAACGACCTACAACCTGAGAGATGCTCCTGCTGAATCTGTAGCTTACCATGCTCAGAACACACCTCCAGTTCCTCCAAAACCACAGCCGAAAATCCAGGAGAAGTCTGATATCCCTGTGAAAAGTTCTCCACAAGCAGCAGTTCcctacaagaaagatgtggggAAAACTCTCTGTCCTCTGTGCTTTTCAATCCTAAAAGGACCCATCTCTGATGCACTTGCACATCATCTACGGGAGAGGCATCAAGTTATTCAGACAGTTCATCCAGTTGAGAAAAAGCTAACCTACAAATGCATTCATTGCCTTGGTGTGTATACCAGTAACATGACTGCTTCAACTATAACGTTGCACCTTGTTCACTGCAGAGGTGTTGGGAAGACTCAGAATGGCCAGGACAAGGGTACTTCGTCATCTCGGCTAAGTCAGTCTGCAGGCGTGGCGCCTGTAAAACGTACTTATGAACACATGGAATTCTCTCtaatgaagagaaggaaaatcgATGATGACGACTCCCCCTCTGCCTTCGAGGAGAAGCCCGAAGAACCGGTAGTTCTGGCATTGGACCCCAAGGGTCATGAAGACGATTCGTATGAAGCCAGGAAAACGTTtctcacaaaatattttaacaagcaACCATATCCAACTAGGAGAGAGatagagaagctggctgccagTTTGTGGCTATGGAAATCTGATATTGCATCTCACTTcagcaacaaaaggaaaaaatgtgttaGAGATTGTGAAAAATACAAACCCGGTGTGCTGCTTGGTTTCAATATGAAAGAGTTAAACAAAGTTAAACATGAAATGGATTTTGATGCCGAATGGCTGTTTGAAAACCACGACGAAAAGAATTCCAGAGTTAATGTTAGTAAGACTgttgataaaaaaataaacatagaaaAAGACAACGAAAGTTCATCAGACAGCTATGAGAACATAGAAGAGGAATACAATGAAAGCAGTAGTCCATTTGGTGCACATATTTCTGACGTTGGTGAGAAAGCTTCTCCTGACAGCATAGCAGAGAACCCAGAGGACAGCATATCCAAGGAGATCATTGAAGAAAATACTTCACCATCTCCAGAAAAGTCTGAtcaaaaacaagaagaaagctCTAAATATGAGGAGATTATTTCTGCCGAAGAGCAGACAAAACTGGTTGGTGATGTTTCAGATAGTGAAGGTTATCAGGATGATCAGGATGATGCAGTTGAATGGAAAGATGGAGCTTCACAGTCTGAAAGTGGGCCTGGTTCTCAGCAAGTTTCTGATTTTGAAGATAATACGTCAGAAGTAAAACCAGAAGTGTGGACAGATGAATCCTCACAAAGTGAAGATGCTGGTAGCAGTAAACCGACTGCCGAGACAAAAGGAGGTGGGTCTGAGAGTGATGAAGAGCAGTCAAAGTGGAAGAATCGTTCCTATGGAAAAGTAGAAGAGTTCTGGGCTAAGGACCAGTCGCAATGGAAAAATGCATCAGAGATTGAGGAGAGCTTGTCAAATCAGCAGATGGAATGGCAGAATAGCACAATTGACAGTGAGGATGGAGATCACTTTGACAATGTGACTGATGGGGTAGCAGAACCAATGCACAGCAGCTTATCCGGTGTGGAGCTGAGCAGTCAGCAAGCATAA